A genomic stretch from Streptomyces venezuelae ATCC 10712 includes:
- the npdG gene encoding NADPH-dependent F420 reductase, whose amino-acid sequence MTSSTPSTPASGTAPKAAPKDPWDLPDVSGLVVGVLGGTGDQGRGLAYRLAKAGQKVIIGSRAADRAQGAAEEIGHGVEGADNADCARRSDIVIVAVPWDGHAKTLESLREELAGKLVVDCVNPLGFDKKGAYALKPEEGSAAEQAAALLPDSRVAAAFHHLSAVLLQDTSLEEIDTDVMVLGEERADVELVQALAGRIPGMRGVFAGRLRNAHQVESLVANLISVNRRYKAHAGLRVTDI is encoded by the coding sequence ATGACTTCCTCCACTCCCAGCACCCCCGCCTCCGGGACCGCCCCCAAGGCCGCGCCCAAGGACCCGTGGGACCTCCCCGACGTCTCCGGTCTCGTCGTCGGCGTCCTCGGCGGCACCGGCGACCAGGGCCGCGGCCTCGCCTACCGGCTCGCCAAGGCCGGACAGAAGGTGATCATCGGCTCCCGGGCCGCCGACCGCGCCCAGGGGGCCGCCGAGGAGATCGGCCACGGCGTCGAGGGCGCCGACAACGCCGACTGCGCCCGCCGCAGCGACATCGTCATCGTCGCCGTGCCGTGGGACGGACACGCCAAGACCCTCGAGTCGCTGCGCGAGGAGCTCGCGGGCAAGCTCGTCGTGGACTGCGTCAACCCGCTCGGCTTCGACAAGAAGGGCGCCTACGCCCTCAAGCCCGAGGAGGGCTCCGCCGCCGAGCAGGCCGCCGCGCTCCTCCCCGACTCCCGGGTCGCCGCCGCCTTCCACCACCTCTCGGCCGTCCTCCTCCAGGACACCTCGCTCGAGGAGATCGACACGGACGTGATGGTCCTCGGCGAGGAGCGCGCCGACGTCGAGCTCGTCCAGGCCCTCGCCGGCCGCATCCCCGGCATGCGCGGCGTCTTCGCCGGCCGGCTGCGCAACGCCCACCAGGTCGAGTCGCTCGTCGCCAACCTGATCTCGGTCAACCGCCGCTACAAGGCCCACGCCGGGCTCCGCGTCACCGACATCTGA
- a CDS encoding AfsR/SARP family transcriptional regulator — protein sequence MLYSVLGPTLARTPDGTDVAVGGPRVRALLTVLALRAGRTVPVGELVAEVWAGDEPPADAVAALQALVGRLRKALGRERVLSAEGGYRLDARPEDVDARRFERLTTEGAAALGAGDPARAAALLDEALGLWRGSALADLPDRDAEAARWEARRLDARRARLDAALGLGAAPAALPELTSLCAAHPLDEPLQALRIRALRDTGRVAEALVAYESVRRALATRLGTDPSPALRALHAELLAGAKAPGPAGPTAPGPAAPTAPGPAAVPPPEKPVVRGNLRARLTSFVGRDEDIAALQDDLRGARLVTLLGPGGAGKTRLAQEAAERGAADGAWPDGVWVAELAPVADPEAVVDAVLAAVGARETVLRGAGAEELRQAEDPVDRLVERCAGRRMLLLLDNCEHLVAAAAALAETLLARCPGLRVLATSREPLGVPGEVVRPLGPLPLGMALRLLGERGAAARPGFSVGEDRGAAEEVCRRLDGLPLAIELAAARLRLLSVRQIADRLDDRFRLLTSGARTVLPRQQTLRAVVDWSWELLEDSERAVLRRLAVFTGGADLAAAEAVCGAGDGAGAGAGLDVLDVLGALVDKSLVVAGVGRDGEETRFRLLETVAEYAGERLAESGERAATERRHLTYYRELARRTDPELRGAGQVAAIARFEREYGNIRTALRRAVDAHDEDEALVLVHSLLWYWRMRDLRSDAQHWARAAAALGPDPFAPPAAPVVPLHEPCTAAPPPLSEEQRWEARRGVRLVELLNMDHETARWTQPEGVAQLRRMTGVYTPGMPQTCRLPGSFAVFAVLLIGEAGRLRELLDTTVAACRRHGYTWELGNALHMRANMFANRTDRAEEAGADADESLAIFERLGDAWGAAEALSARAESRERRLEFAGAAEDYVAAIGYAERIGAQSQMALLRARYAGVLVEEGRSEEGEKILREVMDGVHGLGHEPQVGARLFLALTLGRTGRTAEAREHLMALREEFSAATLAIFEGFTLGSLGWLDNLDGRYASAFALTKEAYDRSLGSLSMMVAPQMPSVHLAVAAWALAGLGGAEARTAAVLLGARDGLLPPGHLPPPLEAQNLRTATELTRSVLGEEAFAAAHAEGDGLSLEEAAALLGRAADAISERAES from the coding sequence GTGCTCTACTCCGTCCTCGGCCCGACCCTCGCCCGTACGCCCGACGGCACCGACGTGGCCGTCGGCGGCCCCCGGGTCCGCGCGCTCCTCACCGTTCTCGCCCTGCGGGCCGGCCGGACCGTGCCCGTGGGCGAGCTCGTCGCCGAGGTGTGGGCGGGCGACGAGCCGCCCGCCGACGCCGTCGCCGCGCTCCAGGCCCTCGTCGGGCGGCTCCGCAAGGCCCTCGGCCGCGAGCGGGTGCTCTCCGCCGAGGGCGGCTACCGGCTCGACGCCCGGCCGGAGGACGTAGACGCCCGCCGCTTCGAACGCCTCACCACCGAAGGCGCCGCCGCGCTCGGCGCCGGAGACCCGGCGCGGGCGGCCGCCCTCCTCGACGAGGCCCTCGGACTCTGGCGCGGATCCGCCCTCGCCGACCTGCCGGACCGGGACGCCGAGGCCGCCCGCTGGGAGGCCCGCCGCCTCGACGCCCGCCGTGCCCGGCTCGACGCGGCCCTCGGGCTCGGCGCGGCCCCCGCGGCCCTCCCCGAACTGACCTCCCTGTGCGCCGCCCACCCGCTGGACGAGCCGCTGCAGGCGCTGCGGATCCGCGCCCTGCGGGACACCGGCCGCGTCGCCGAGGCCCTCGTCGCGTACGAGTCGGTCCGGCGGGCCCTCGCCACCCGCCTGGGCACGGACCCGTCACCGGCCCTGCGCGCCCTGCACGCGGAGCTGCTCGCGGGCGCGAAGGCCCCCGGACCCGCCGGCCCGACGGCCCCCGGACCGGCCGCCCCGACGGCCCCCGGACCCGCCGCCGTCCCGCCGCCGGAGAAGCCGGTCGTACGGGGCAACCTGCGCGCCCGGCTCACCAGTTTCGTCGGACGCGACGAGGACATCGCCGCCCTCCAGGACGATCTGCGCGGCGCCCGGCTCGTCACCCTGCTCGGGCCCGGCGGCGCTGGGAAGACCCGGCTCGCCCAGGAGGCGGCCGAGCGCGGCGCCGCCGACGGGGCCTGGCCGGACGGCGTCTGGGTCGCCGAACTCGCCCCCGTCGCCGACCCGGAGGCGGTCGTGGACGCCGTCCTGGCGGCCGTCGGCGCCCGCGAGACGGTGCTGCGCGGCGCCGGAGCCGAGGAGCTGCGACAGGCCGAGGACCCGGTCGACCGGCTCGTCGAGCGCTGCGCGGGGCGCCGGATGCTGCTGCTCCTGGACAACTGCGAGCACCTCGTGGCGGCCGCCGCCGCACTCGCCGAGACCCTGCTCGCCCGCTGCCCCGGTCTGCGGGTCCTGGCGACGAGTCGGGAGCCGTTGGGGGTGCCGGGGGAGGTGGTGCGGCCGTTGGGGCCGTTGCCGTTGGGGATGGCGTTGCGGTTGTTGGGTGAGCGGGGTGCGGCGGCGCGGCCGGGGTTCTCGGTGGGGGAGGACCGGGGTGCGGCGGAGGAGGTGTGCCGTCGGCTGGACGGGTTGCCGTTGGCGATCGAGTTGGCGGCGGCGCGGTTGCGGTTGTTGTCGGTGCGGCAGATCGCGGATCGGTTGGACGACCGGTTTCGGTTGTTGACGTCGGGGGCGCGGACGGTGTTGCCGCGGCAGCAGACGTTGCGGGCGGTGGTGGACTGGTCGTGGGAGTTGCTGGAGGACTCGGAGCGGGCGGTGCTGCGGCGGTTGGCGGTGTTCACGGGGGGTGCGGATCTGGCGGCGGCGGAGGCGGTGTGCGGGGCCGGGGACGGGGCCGGGGCCGGGGCCGGGTTGGACGTGCTGGATGTGCTGGGTGCGCTGGTCGACAAGTCGCTGGTGGTGGCGGGGGTGGGCCGGGACGGTGAGGAGACGCGGTTCCGGCTGCTCGAGACGGTGGCGGAGTACGCGGGGGAGCGGTTGGCGGAGTCGGGGGAGCGGGCGGCGACGGAGCGGCGTCATCTGACGTACTACCGGGAGCTCGCCCGGCGGACCGATCCCGAGCTGCGCGGAGCCGGCCAGGTCGCCGCCATCGCCCGCTTCGAGCGCGAGTACGGCAACATCCGCACCGCCCTGCGCCGGGCCGTCGACGCCCACGACGAGGACGAGGCGCTCGTCCTCGTCCACTCCCTGCTCTGGTACTGGCGGATGCGCGACCTGCGCTCCGACGCCCAGCACTGGGCCCGGGCCGCCGCCGCGCTCGGGCCCGACCCGTTCGCCCCGCCCGCCGCCCCCGTCGTCCCCCTGCACGAGCCGTGCACGGCGGCGCCGCCGCCGCTCTCCGAGGAGCAGCGCTGGGAGGCCCGGCGCGGAGTGCGGCTCGTCGAACTCCTCAACATGGACCACGAGACGGCCCGGTGGACCCAGCCCGAGGGCGTCGCCCAGCTCCGCCGGATGACCGGCGTCTACACGCCCGGCATGCCCCAGACCTGCCGGCTGCCCGGCTCCTTCGCCGTCTTCGCGGTCCTCCTCATCGGCGAGGCCGGCCGGCTGCGCGAACTCCTCGACACCACCGTCGCCGCCTGCCGCCGCCACGGCTACACCTGGGAACTCGGCAACGCCCTCCACATGCGGGCCAACATGTTCGCCAACCGGACCGACCGGGCCGAGGAGGCGGGCGCCGACGCCGACGAGAGCCTGGCGATCTTCGAGCGCCTCGGCGACGCGTGGGGGGCGGCCGAGGCGCTGTCCGCCCGCGCCGAATCCCGGGAGCGCCGGCTGGAGTTCGCGGGCGCGGCGGAGGACTACGTCGCCGCCATCGGCTACGCGGAGCGGATCGGCGCCCAGTCGCAGATGGCCCTGCTGCGCGCCCGGTACGCCGGGGTCCTCGTCGAGGAGGGCCGGTCGGAGGAGGGCGAGAAGATCCTGCGCGAGGTCATGGACGGGGTGCACGGCCTGGGCCACGAACCGCAGGTCGGCGCCCGGCTGTTCCTCGCGCTCACCCTCGGCCGCACCGGGCGGACCGCCGAGGCCCGGGAGCACCTGATGGCGCTGCGGGAGGAGTTCAGCGCCGCGACCCTGGCCATCTTCGAGGGCTTCACCCTCGGCAGCCTGGGCTGGCTGGACAACCTGGACGGGCGGTACGCCTCGGCGTTCGCCCTGACCAAGGAGGCGTACGACCGCTCCCTCGGCTCCCTGTCGATGATGGTGGCCCCGCAGATGCCCTCGGTCCATCTGGCCGTCGCGGCCTGGGCGCTGGCGGGTCTCGGCGGTGCCGAGGCGCGGACCGCCGCCGTGCTGCTCGGGGCCCGGGACGGTCTCCTCCCGCCGGGGCACCTGCCGCCGCCGCTGGAGGCGCAGAACCTCCGGACGGCGACGGAGCTGACCCGGTCCGTCCTGGGCGAGGAGGCGTTCGCGGCGGCACACGCCGAAGGCGACGGCCTCTCCCTGGAAGAGGCCGCCGCCCTGCTCGGTCGCGCCGCCGACGCGATCAGTGAGCGCGCCGAGTCCTGA
- a CDS encoding site-2 protease family protein, with protein sequence MTTATTRRHERRISPVFLAILAVMAVTGWAVWTDFAASPGLAVFLFVTSAWVVSLCLHEYAHARTALHGGDITVGAKGYLTLNPLAYTHAVLSIVLPVLFVIMGGIGLPGGAVFIEQGRIRGRWKHSLISAAGPLANVLFALVCTAPFWLDALDGVPLAFRFALAFLAFLQVTAAILNLLPVPGLDGYGVLEPWLSYKVKRQIEPYAPYGFFIVIALLFVPAINDGFFDAIDALMRSLGVPELSRYCGSQLFRFWQETPEFCQV encoded by the coding sequence ATGACCACGGCCACCACCCGGCGCCACGAACGGCGGATCAGCCCCGTCTTCCTGGCGATCCTCGCCGTCATGGCCGTCACGGGCTGGGCGGTGTGGACGGACTTCGCCGCCTCGCCCGGGCTCGCCGTCTTCCTCTTCGTGACCTCGGCGTGGGTGGTGTCGCTGTGTCTGCACGAGTACGCGCACGCCCGCACGGCCCTGCACGGCGGGGACATCACGGTCGGCGCGAAGGGCTATCTGACGCTGAACCCGCTGGCGTACACCCACGCCGTCCTCAGCATCGTGCTGCCCGTGCTGTTCGTGATCATGGGCGGGATCGGTCTGCCGGGCGGTGCGGTCTTCATCGAGCAGGGCCGGATCCGCGGCCGCTGGAAGCACAGTCTGATCTCGGCGGCGGGACCGCTGGCGAACGTGCTGTTCGCGCTGGTCTGCACGGCCCCGTTCTGGCTGGACGCGCTCGACGGCGTGCCGCTCGCGTTCCGGTTCGCGCTGGCGTTCCTGGCGTTCCTCCAGGTGACGGCCGCGATCCTGAACCTGCTGCCGGTGCCGGGTCTCGACGGCTACGGGGTCCTTGAGCCCTGGCTCTCGTACAAGGTGAAGCGGCAGATCGAGCCGTACGCGCCGTACGGCTTCTTCATCGTGATCGCGCTGCTGTTCGTCCCCGCGATCAACGACGGGTTCTTCGACGCGATCGACGCGCTGATGCGGTCGCTCGGGGTGCCGGAGCTCTCCCGCTACTGCGGATCGCAGCTGTTCCGGTTCTGGCAGGAGACGCCGGAGTTCTGCCAGGTCTGA
- a CDS encoding PhzF family phenazine biosynthesis protein, translating into MNTTVPGAATDIDVLRVFCSADGRYGNALGVVRDARFHPDEASRQALAKELGFSETVFVDDPERGTVDIYTPGVRLPFAGHPLVGAAWLLDLEVVRPPAGEVWVRGDGEFTWIEARAEWAPPRTLRRYGSAAEVDALDVPEPGVGASPGRSPWGGIYAWAWEEEAAGRVRARAFPGRGDGIDEDEATGAAALLLTAELGRALNITQGRGSQLLTAPGPDGIVELGGRVRLEGTLTR; encoded by the coding sequence ATGAACACGACTGTGCCCGGCGCCGCCACCGACATCGACGTCCTCCGGGTCTTCTGCTCGGCCGACGGCCGGTACGGCAACGCCCTCGGAGTCGTACGGGACGCCCGGTTCCACCCCGACGAGGCCTCCCGGCAGGCGCTCGCCAAGGAACTCGGGTTCAGCGAGACGGTGTTCGTGGACGACCCGGAGCGCGGGACCGTCGACATCTACACCCCCGGCGTGCGGCTGCCGTTCGCCGGGCACCCGCTGGTCGGCGCCGCCTGGCTGCTCGACCTCGAGGTGGTCCGCCCGCCCGCGGGCGAGGTGTGGGTGCGCGGTGACGGGGAGTTCACCTGGATCGAGGCGCGCGCCGAGTGGGCGCCGCCGCGGACCCTGCGCCGGTACGGCTCCGCCGCCGAGGTCGACGCCCTCGACGTGCCCGAGCCGGGGGTTGGGGCATCCCCTGGACGGAGTCCTTGGGGAGGGATCTACGCCTGGGCCTGGGAGGAGGAGGCCGCCGGGCGGGTCAGGGCGCGGGCGTTCCCGGGGCGCGGCGACGGCATCGACGAGGACGAGGCGACCGGCGCGGCGGCGCTGCTGCTCACGGCGGAGCTCGGCCGGGCCCTGAACATCACGCAGGGCCGGGGTTCGCAGCTGCTCACCGCGCCCGGCCCTGACGGCATCGTGGAACTCGGCGGACGGGTCCGCCTGGAGGGCACCCTCACGCGCTGA
- a CDS encoding MFS transporter has product MSPALAKFSALLPDLAPWRASRDFRLLWVQGLVTFFSSAMAMIALPLQIKELTGSPLAVGAMGAVELVPLVVFGLYGGALADAVDRRKVILLTEAGLGLLAAVLLVNALLPEPMLWPLYVVAAGVSALAGLQRPALDSLLARIVPHEHQTAAAALNSLRWQMGAIAGPALAGLVVAYAGHPYAYGVTIAGFAVSVLLCRRLSPAPPAHDAEKPSLRGIAEGARYAWSRPVLLGTYAIDLAAMFFAFPNTIFPFLADELDADWSLGLMYAAGSAGSLVLGLTSGWTSKVRRHGLLVVGGAAGWGLAIAAAGWFGNIWLVLLCLAFAGAGDMLSGLGRSTIWNQTIPEELRGRLAGIEVLSYSVGPQLGQVRAGAMAGWTGTRSAIWTGGVACVASVGLLCLALPKLLTYDSETDEDSLRRKAQQEAARGADPREAAGTA; this is encoded by the coding sequence GTGTCCCCCGCTCTCGCGAAGTTTTCCGCCCTTCTGCCCGATCTGGCGCCGTGGCGCGCCTCGCGCGACTTCCGGCTCCTCTGGGTCCAGGGGCTCGTGACGTTCTTCAGCAGCGCCATGGCGATGATCGCCCTGCCGTTGCAGATCAAGGAACTGACGGGTTCGCCGCTCGCCGTCGGCGCGATGGGCGCGGTCGAGCTGGTGCCGCTCGTGGTGTTCGGCCTGTACGGCGGGGCGCTCGCGGACGCGGTCGACCGGCGCAAGGTGATCCTCCTGACCGAGGCGGGCCTCGGTCTGCTGGCGGCGGTCCTCCTTGTCAACGCGCTGCTCCCGGAGCCGATGCTCTGGCCGCTGTACGTGGTCGCGGCCGGGGTCTCGGCCCTCGCGGGGCTCCAGCGCCCGGCCCTGGACTCGCTGCTCGCCCGGATCGTGCCGCACGAGCACCAGACGGCGGCGGCCGCGCTGAACTCGCTGCGCTGGCAGATGGGCGCGATCGCCGGTCCGGCGCTCGCGGGCCTCGTCGTGGCCTACGCGGGGCACCCGTACGCCTACGGGGTGACGATCGCCGGTTTCGCCGTCTCGGTGCTGCTGTGCCGCCGGCTCTCCCCGGCGCCGCCCGCGCACGACGCGGAGAAGCCCTCGCTGCGGGGCATCGCGGAGGGCGCGCGGTACGCCTGGTCGCGGCCGGTGCTGCTGGGCACGTACGCGATCGACCTGGCGGCGATGTTCTTCGCCTTCCCGAACACGATCTTCCCGTTCCTCGCGGACGAGCTGGACGCCGACTGGTCGCTCGGCCTGATGTACGCGGCGGGCTCGGCCGGCTCCCTGGTGCTGGGCTTGACCAGCGGCTGGACCTCGAAGGTGCGGCGGCACGGGCTGCTCGTCGTCGGCGGCGCGGCGGGCTGGGGGCTGGCCATCGCGGCGGCCGGATGGTTCGGGAACATCTGGCTGGTGCTGCTCTGTCTGGCCTTCGCGGGGGCGGGCGACATGCTGAGCGGTCTCGGCCGCTCGACCATCTGGAACCAGACGATCCCGGAGGAGCTGCGCGGCAGGCTCGCCGGCATCGAGGTGCTCTCCTACAGCGTGGGGCCGCAGCTGGGTCAGGTGCGGGCGGGTGCGATGGCGGGCTGGACCGGCACCCGGTCGGCGATCTGGACGGGCGGCGTGGCGTGTGTCGCCTCGGTGGGCCTGCTGTGCCTGGCGCTGCCGAAGCTCCTCACGTACGACTCCGAGACCGACGAGGACTCGCTGCGCCGCAAGGCCCAGCAGGAGGCCGCCCGTGGGGCGGACCCGCGGGAGGCGGCCGGGACCGCCTGA
- the map gene encoding type I methionyl aminopeptidase, whose translation MSGQSLLVPGELSPHRSVPGSIRRPEYVGKPAPSPYTGPEVQDSDTVERMRIAGRIAAQAMEEAAKHIAPGVTTDELDRVAHEFMCDHGAYPSTLGYRGFPKSLCASINEVICHGIPDSTVLRDGDIVNLDVTAYINGVHGDNNATYLCGDVDEESRLLVERTRESLNRAIKAVKPGRQINIIGRVIESYAKRFGYGVVRDFTGHGINSSFHSGLIVPHYDSPHHTTEIKTGMTFTIEPMLTLGTHDYDMWDDGWTVVTKDRKRTAQFEHTLVVTETGAEILTLP comes from the coding sequence ATGTCTGGCCAGTCGCTTCTCGTCCCGGGGGAGCTCTCCCCCCACCGCTCCGTTCCGGGCTCCATCCGCCGCCCCGAGTACGTGGGGAAGCCCGCCCCGTCCCCGTACACCGGGCCCGAGGTGCAGGATTCCGACACCGTCGAACGGATGCGGATCGCCGGCCGCATCGCCGCTCAGGCGATGGAGGAGGCCGCCAAGCACATCGCTCCCGGTGTCACCACCGACGAGCTCGACCGGGTCGCGCACGAGTTCATGTGCGACCACGGCGCGTATCCGTCCACCCTCGGCTACCGCGGGTTCCCGAAGTCGCTGTGCGCCTCGATCAACGAGGTCATCTGCCACGGGATCCCCGACTCGACCGTCCTGCGGGACGGCGACATCGTGAACCTGGACGTCACGGCGTACATCAACGGCGTCCACGGCGACAACAACGCCACCTACCTCTGCGGCGACGTGGACGAGGAGTCGCGGCTGCTCGTGGAGCGGACCAGGGAGTCCCTGAACCGCGCGATCAAGGCGGTGAAGCCGGGCCGCCAGATCAACATCATCGGCCGGGTCATCGAGTCGTACGCCAAGCGCTTCGGCTACGGCGTGGTCCGTGACTTCACCGGTCACGGCATCAACTCGTCCTTCCACTCCGGCCTGATCGTGCCGCACTACGACTCGCCCCACCACACCACCGAGATCAAGACCGGCATGACGTTCACGATCGAGCCGATGCTGACGCTCGGGACGCACGACTACGACATGTGGGACGACGGCTGGACCGTGGTGACCAAGGACCGCAAGCGGACCGCCCAGTTCGAGCACACCCTCGTGGTGACGGAGACCGGGGCCGAAATCCTCACGTTGCCGTAG
- a CDS encoding heme oxygenase (biliverdin-producing): MDTPFSTLIRTASHEQHTEAETSSFMGDLLGGRLAVDAYARYTEQLWFVYKALEDGAEALRDDPVAGPFIQPELFRTAALEQDLAHLRGTGWRAGVSPLPATVAYAERVAECARDWPAGYVAHHYTRYLGDLSGGQIIRDKAERTWGFARKGDGVRFYVFDAISNPAAFKRTYRELLDGVNADDLEKQRIVDECKRAFAFNSAVFHELGGEFPLSA; this comes from the coding sequence TTGGACACGCCCTTCTCCACGCTCATCCGTACGGCTTCCCACGAGCAGCACACGGAGGCGGAGACCTCGTCCTTCATGGGCGACCTCCTGGGCGGACGCCTGGCCGTCGACGCCTACGCGCGGTACACCGAGCAGCTCTGGTTCGTGTACAAGGCCCTGGAGGACGGCGCCGAGGCCCTGCGCGACGACCCGGTCGCCGGGCCGTTCATACAGCCCGAGCTGTTCCGCACGGCCGCCCTGGAGCAGGACCTGGCCCATCTGCGGGGCACCGGCTGGCGCGCCGGGGTCTCCCCGCTGCCCGCCACCGTCGCGTACGCCGAGCGGGTCGCCGAGTGCGCCCGTGACTGGCCCGCGGGATACGTGGCCCACCACTACACCCGCTACCTGGGCGACCTGTCGGGCGGCCAGATCATCCGCGACAAGGCGGAGCGCACCTGGGGCTTCGCCCGCAAGGGCGACGGCGTCCGCTTCTACGTCTTCGACGCGATCTCCAACCCCGCCGCGTTCAAGCGGACGTACCGCGAGCTGCTCGACGGGGTGAACGCGGACGACCTGGAGAAGCAGCGGATCGTCGACGAGTGCAAGCGCGCGTTCGCCTTCAACAGCGCGGTCTTCCACGAGCTGGGCGGGGAGTTCCCGCTCAGCGCGTGA
- the efeO gene encoding iron uptake system protein EfeO has protein sequence MRAVRLSVVTAAATAAALAAVTGCTEKSDAKADDGTVTVVAKDDSCEVSKKEFPAGHVNLAVENRGSKVTEVYVLYPDDRIVTERENIGPGTKASLTAEIKAGDYEIACKPGMVGDGIRQQVKATGGAAGAKRSPEMDAAVAAYRQYVQAQADATLPKVKVFTDAVRAGDVEAAKKAYAASRIGWERTEPVAESFGDIDPKVDVREDGLEAGQDPAKDWTGWHRLEKALWQDKKIGDREKQLADTLDKDLADWAKRVGKAEITPTSMANGAKELLDEVATGKVTGEEERYSRTDLVDFKANVEGAQKSFDLLKPVATKNDPKLVAELDKQFAALNTLLDKYRADKTGYDFTSYDKVGKPERKELSDGVNALAEPLSKLAAAVVK, from the coding sequence ATGCGAGCCGTTCGCCTCTCCGTCGTCACCGCCGCAGCGACCGCCGCGGCGCTGGCCGCCGTCACCGGCTGCACCGAGAAGAGCGACGCCAAGGCCGACGACGGCACCGTCACCGTCGTCGCCAAGGACGACTCCTGCGAGGTCTCGAAGAAGGAGTTCCCGGCCGGTCACGTGAACCTCGCCGTCGAGAACCGCGGCTCCAAGGTCACCGAGGTCTACGTCCTCTACCCGGACGACCGGATCGTCACCGAGCGCGAGAACATCGGCCCCGGCACCAAGGCGAGCCTGACCGCCGAGATCAAGGCCGGCGACTACGAGATCGCCTGCAAGCCCGGCATGGTGGGCGACGGCATCCGCCAGCAGGTCAAGGCCACCGGCGGCGCCGCGGGCGCCAAGCGCTCCCCCGAGATGGACGCGGCCGTCGCCGCCTACCGCCAGTACGTCCAGGCGCAGGCCGACGCCACCCTCCCCAAGGTGAAGGTCTTCACCGACGCCGTCCGCGCCGGAGACGTCGAGGCCGCGAAGAAGGCCTACGCCGCCTCCCGCATCGGCTGGGAGCGCACCGAGCCGGTCGCCGAGTCCTTCGGCGACATCGACCCCAAGGTCGACGTCCGCGAGGACGGCCTGGAGGCGGGCCAGGACCCGGCCAAGGACTGGACCGGCTGGCACCGCCTGGAGAAGGCCCTCTGGCAGGACAAGAAGATCGGCGACCGCGAGAAGCAGCTCGCCGACACCCTCGACAAGGACCTCGCCGACTGGGCGAAGCGCGTCGGCAAGGCCGAGATCACCCCGACCTCGATGGCCAACGGCGCCAAGGAGCTCCTGGACGAGGTCGCCACCGGCAAGGTCACCGGCGAGGAGGAGCGTTACTCCCGCACCGACCTCGTCGACTTCAAGGCGAACGTCGAGGGCGCGCAGAAGTCCTTCGACCTGCTGAAGCCGGTCGCCACCAAGAACGACCCGAAGCTCGTCGCCGAACTCGACAAGCAGTTCGCCGCCCTGAACACGCTGCTCGACAAGTACCGCGCGGACAAGACCGGCTACGACTTCACCTCGTACGACAAGGTCGGCAAGCCCGAGCGCAAGGAGCTGTCGGACGGCGTCAACGCGCTGGCCGAGCCGCTCTCCAAGCTCGCCGCCGCCGTCGTCAAGTAA